The Pseudanabaena yagii GIHE-NHR1 genome segment TAAATGGCTATCCTCATGCTTTTAATTTACATTTTCAGTTATTAACAGGGCGACGCTCGGAAGGTCTTTGGGATGAGGGTGCTGTCCCTTTTTTGATTGAGGCGATCGCCCATTTGCTAAATAAATAATGGCGCGGCGAAGCCGCGCCATTATTTATTAGTTCCTGCCCTAGAAATAGCGCTTAGCGCCCCGATATCTAACTTATGATCTTATTGCATAGATTTTCGGGCGAGGCTCACGGCTTTGACAAAACTATAGACTCCTACAGGTACGCTGAGTAATAAAATTGCCCAAGTTGCTGCAAAGCCCAAATCTGGTGCGCCATAAGAGATTTCGTAAATGCAGCCCACAAAGGCAATTCCAGCAACAATGGAAATAAGTAGGATTAATTGAGCTTTTATATAATCGGGTGACATAACTTAAGTTGTATTCGGTTGGTTGAGTCTTAATACTTAGTATTATTGCTGAATGTGACACTGGTCAGTTAAGACGACAAAAAACGAAAACCTTGCAATAATAGCAATCCCAGTTATAGAAGGTAGTCAATGATATAGCCCGCCAAATAACCAATCTATTGATGTCTTGCCACGAGCCACTATGCTTTGGAAGAGCTTATGCAGATTGATCGTGATCGGTCAATTGTGTCAGACATCCAATGAGGTTGAATCGAGACTGTAAAAAATTTTTTGTAAACTCAGGCTGAAATTATTGATTATTCGTTAAATTTGCCAATGAAACACTAAAAAAATTACAGTCTCGTTGAATCTACACAACTAATACCTGTACATTCTCCAAAACAATGTTTCAGGTATATGCAAAGTGGCATCATTGCTGCTCCCATAAACTCGACAAACCTGTTTTAGCTTGGGTTTTGGAAATTCCTTGTGCCAATACTGACACATATGTTTTTGATAGAAATGATTGAAGTCTCGGTAGTGGTTTTGCTGAAAGGCGATCAGGAGCGTCATGATTTCACTCATACTCAGATACCTTGTCCTTTGCTTTTGCTGTAAACCTTTGCCCAGCAATAGTTGTCGCCATTTTTGGCTCCAATATTTGTCAAAAATCATCGACGTGACAGAATAGGGCTTCTAAACTATTAATCATGGGAGTTGCTTTGCTAGACTTGTTTCTCTTATTTTCAGCTTATCGGTTTCTCCTTTTTTGTCCTTAGCGCTTATCCCGAACTCACGTTAATTTACAGACGCATCAACTATCAATATATTTTACTATCCTCCTTATCACAGCAAGTATAATCCCATTGAGAGAGGCTGAGTGGCTTTAGAGAATTACTGGCGTGGGGCTATTTTAGATTCCGTCCAATAGTTGATACGCTGGTCAGCCAACATGACTTAGAAGAGGATTAAACAAATTATTCATCTGGTTTCTCAAACCTATGAGGAGAAAAGGAAATTTGCCCCTGATGATTTGCAGCAGTATCAAGATTTCTGGCTTCCTTCCAAATTATTGCTCACATGGGATATTACGATTCTCCCTCATTGATTAGTACTTTATTTTGCTGTGAATCCCTAACTAAATCAATTTGTCTAGATTCAGTTCGGTAAACCACACTATAGACATTGCAACCCTTTCGGTTAAATTAGCACTCAGTCACCTAGAGTGCTAAAACACTCTAGACAAAGCCTCAAAACGCTAGTCCAATGAGTGAATACCTATGGCAACAACCACATTAAACGTAACAACTGTAAAGCCTTTAGCCGATCGCGTGTTTATCAAAGTAAGCGCTAAAGAAGAAAAGACTGCAGGTGGTATTTTCCTACCTGAGACCGCAAAAGAAAAGCCCCAAGTTGGCGAAATTGCAGCAGTAGGTCCTGGCAAACTTGATGACAAAGGTGTTCGCCAAGCCCTCGAAGTTAAAGTTGGAGACAAAGTTCTTTACTCCAAATATGCTGGCACTGACATCAAACTCGGCTCTGATGAGTATGTATTGCTAGCTGAAAAAGATATTTTAGCGATCGTTTCATAGTTTCTCTGTAGAGCGCACAGCGCTCTACAAAATATTTACCAATTATCAATTACCAAAAGCAGAAAATATGTCTAAGAAAATCATTTACAACGAAGATGCACGTCGCGCCCTTGAGCGTGGTATGGATATTTTGGCGGAGTCCGTTGCTGTGACTCTTGGTCCTAAGGGTCGTAACGTAGTTCTTGAGAAGAAGTTTGGTTCTCCTCAAATCGTTAATGATGGTGTCACCATTGCTAAGGAAATTGAACTAGAAGATAACGTTGAAAATACTGGTGTAGCTTTGATTCGTCAAGCTGCTTCTAAGACTAACGATGCTGCTGGTGATGGAACCACAACCGCAACCGTATTGGCTCATGCCATTGTTAAGGAAGGTCTGCGTAACGTAGCGGCTGGTGCTAACTCGATCGCTCTTAAGCGCGGTATCGATAAGGCAACTGCCTTCTTGGTTGGCAAGATCAAAGAACATGCTAAGCCCATCGAAGATTCTAAGGCGATCGCTCAAGTTGGAACCATCTCTGCTGGTAATGACGAAGAAGTCGGCGCAATGATCGCCCAAGCGATGGACAAGGTTGGTAAGGAAGGCGTGATTTCCCTTGAAGAAGGCAAGTCTATGGTAACTGAACTCGAAGTTACCGAAGGTATGCGCTTTGATAAGGGCTATATCTCTCCTTACTTCGTTACCGATGCTGAGCGTATGGAAGCTTCCTTTGAAGAACCCTTGCTCTTGATCACCGACAAGAAGATTGCCCTCGTGCAAGAACTAGTACCTGTACTTGAGCAAGTTGCCCGTGCTGGCCGTCCTTTGATCATCATTGCTGAAGATATCGAGAAAGAAGCTCTAGCAACCCTCGTCGTCAACCGTCTCCGTGGCGTTCTCAACGTTGCTGCCATCAAGGCTCCTGGATTTGGTGATCGCCGCAAGGCAATGCTCGAAGACTTGGCAATCCTCACAGGCGCTCAAGTCATCACTGAAGATGCTGGTCTCCGTCTTGATTCCGTCAAGATTGATCAACTCGGTAAGTCTCGCCGCGTAATCATCACCAAGGACAGCACCACCATTGTTGCTGACGGTAACGAAGCCGCAGTTAAGACCCGTGTTGAGCAAATCCGTCGTCAAATCGAAGAAACTGAATCTTCCTACGACAAGGAAAAACTCCAAGAGCGTTTGGCTAAGCTCTCTGGTGGTGTAGCAGTGATCAAGGTTGGTGCTGCAACTGAAACCGAAATGAAGGATCGTAAGCTCCGTCTCGAAGATGCAATCAACGCAACCAAGGCTGCTGTAGAAGAAGGTATTGTCCCCGGTGGTGGTACAACCTTGGCTCACCTCTCTCCTGAACTCTTCACTTGGGCAAATGCTAACTTGACTGGCGAAGAGTTGACTGGTGCAATTATTGTTTCTAAGTCTTTAGCGGCTCCTGTTAAGCGCATCGCTCAAAACGCAGGCTTTAACGGCGCGGTAATTGCTGAAAATGTACGTGAAAAGTCGTTCAATATTGGCTTCAATGCTGCTACTGGCGAATTTGAAGATATGTTTGAGGCTGGTATTGTTGACCCTGCGAAGGTGACTCGTTCTGCGCTACAAAACGCAGCATCGATCGCTGGCATGATCCTCACCACCGAGTGTATCATCGTTGACAAGCCTGAAGATAAGGGCGCTGGTGCTGGTGGCGCAATGGGCGCTGGCGGCGACTTCGACTACTAATCATCAATCTTTGTAAAAGTAAAGGGAGCGCAACGCGCTCCCTTTACTTTTTTGGGTTAGTATTTCATGTCAAAGTAGATCTTCATTGTGCATAATTGTGCATATAAAACTAAGAAAAATTAAAACTGAAAAGAGAGTTGTGGAGCAAAGCTCCACAACTCTCTTTTCGGGTTTGTATCATAAAGTGTGGGGGTAATAGATGTTTTGGAAACCGACGGAAGAACAAAAATTGCAGTTGGAGTGGAAATGGCTACAAAGTATTGCGATTTTCCTGCCAGTTAGTAATGTATTTATGCCATTTTTTGCAGCATTATTGGCTTTACTCGTTTCATTTCGTTATGGCTGGAAAGCGATCGCCACACCTGTCACTCGTGCATATTTTGGTTTGTCAGTATGGATGATCTTGACGACGATTATTGCTTTTAATTTTGGTACTGCTGCGGGTGGTCTAGCGAACTTTTTACCCTATTTTCTATTAGCAGCTACTACTAGTTTTATCATCCGTACACCTACTCAATTTGTGCAGATTTTGTGGCTGTTAGTATTCAGCTCCATTTTTGTGAGTGGATTTGGGATTTTGCAAGCAATTATTAATCGACCAGATTGGATCTTTCCTAAGGTGTTTTTTGATAGTTATCCGATCCCTATGGGCTTTAGTCCCGATCGCCGCATTCAATCTATTTTTGGACATTTTAATGAAGCCGCCGTTTATTTATTAACAATTATTCCGATCACTTTTCATTTTGCTGTTGGTAAAGTAAAAAGTATTTCTAAAGCTCAAAAGTGGATTGCCTTAATTGCGCTTTCTTTGGCGATCTGTGTTCTCATTCTCACGAGTTCCCGTAATGCTTGGGTCTTAGCGATCTTGGGATTTGTGGCGATCTCGTTATATTATCGCCAGTGGAAACTCGTGGGGGGATTTGGCTTAGCGATGTTGTTAATTGCTTGGGCGGTATTTGGTCAGAAATTTGGGTTGGGCGGGGAATGGTTGCGATCGCTTTTACCAGAAGGATTTGTCAATCGTTTGACTAGTACCGTCGATCCGAAATTAGGAGACTACGCATCGACAGCCGATCGCCTGAATGCTTGGCAATTTGCGCTCTCATTAATTTCTCAGCATCCGATTCAAGGTTGGGGTTTACGAAATTTTCCATTAATCGCGCAGTCTATAGGTTATGATTTGCGCGGCTTGCCCCATGAGCATAATTTTTTCATGGCGATCGCCGTGGGTTCTGGGATTCCAGCATTATTAGGGTTTGTTACGATTATTATCTGGACAATCTGGACATCGCTGAGATCAGTACTTGCTCAACAGACTGAAGGAACGATAGTCATTGTTGCCATCAGCATTATTTTATGTTTACTATCGGGCTGGTTAGACATAGTATTTTATGAACCCCGCATTAGTATATTGCTGTGGTTATTACTCGGCAGTATGTATGGATTAGCAAAATCATCACAACTTACTCAAATAGATGAAGTTTCAAGGTCAAATCCCCAATCATGACGAAGCATTTTATACTAACTTTCTTTTGCCAATTGTCTGGTTAAAAAGGGGATTAGAATCTATTCAAAAATATATTAATAATGTAATTTGGTCAGAACTAATTGCGGGGGAAACATTAGATAATGACTTTTTAAATTTCATTCTTTTTATTGTGTTTTGCCTTTTATCGATCGCAACCTATCGATTTCAGCATTACCATATCCAAATTATTTTTATCTGTAGCATTATCTGGTATCTAGATAAGATTTTCACCCAACAAAGATATTTTAATTCCAAAAAGAAAACGATTACTTCGCTTGTTCATACCAAGGATGGCAATGTAGCTTGGAGCATGACATCATCACAGGGTGAAACCAGACAGCTAAAATTTCATGAGAATAATATTAATTATATTCACATTAAGTCTATTGTTTTTGTGGGAGGAGCATTCAAAGAACCTATTGCTAATGCATGGCAAGTGGCAATTTGTTTGAATGATGATCAAAAGCTATTGATGTATGAAGAGTTTAGTTCCATTGATGCCATTAATCATGCACTCGAACTTGCCGATCACTTTAATATTTATCTAAAATTTGATGATAGTGAAGGGTATACTAATTATACTGACCAAGATATTCATACTATTATCAATAGTCCTGATAAATTATCAAGAAAAATTGTAGGTAGTAATAGTATTAAATTAACGAAGACAGCAAAAAATTGGCATATATATTTCTACTGGACAATTAATAATTCATGGAAATTTTTTGGCAAAGTACTCCATGATTCTGGTTTTTTATTATTTGTGCTCATCATCTCTAGATTTATGTCGCGTTTTGGGGAAATGCTCGATACGATGATTGCTTATTACAAGGCAGAGCAAGTAATTTATTTGAATTTTAATGGCATTTTAGGTGTTTTTACAAATCCCCAATTATCGGTGAATGACTGGCTGGGAATTATGAGCGCGATCGCCTTAATTATTATTCGAGGCGCTCAAATTAGCCAATCCAAACATATTTACATTGACAAGCACCAACTCAAGGGAATTGTCAATAAATTGCGATTACCGATTATGACTACGGTTAAGGCTAAAGAAGTTCATCATTTTAATCTCCATGATGTTAAGGGGGTTGTCTTTATTAAGAAACCAGAGCCATTATTTCTGATCTACGATCGCAAGCAAGCCTTAGAGATAAGCGATTTGTTCCAAGAAAAGGATTATAGAAGTCTGCTAAATAATACTGAAGATGCGATCGCATACTTTAAAAGCAAATAAGCATTATTGCTATGGAAAATGAATTTGATCCCTCCGCGACCGCTCATGTCGATCTTCAGCTAGAAGAAGTATTTCCAGAGATACGGTTGCAAGCAGATAAGTTTGAGTTATGGTTTCAACCTGTCTATGAACTAGCAACGGGGAAGGTTTTACATAATGAGGTGCTAGTACGCTGGCGGGACGCTCAAGGAAATCTCCGTCAACCGCAAGAATTGTTAATGGCGCTCCAAGACACTCAGTTGCTCTACCAGTTAGATCGGATTGTGGTTGAAAAATCCATTCAAGTCTTAGCCCAACAGCCTAAAGTAACGGTTTCGATCAATTTATCTGACGAAATTTTTGCCGATCAGAAATTTCCGTATCAACTTCACCAATGGCTGAGTAAATACAGTGTTGCCGCTAAACGCATTAGTTTTGAAGTTGGGGAATCAATACTTTGTCAAACGCAACCACAGGCGATCGCTTTTATCACAGAACTAAAAATGATCGGTTGCTCGATTGTAATTGATGACTTTACTGGCAAATATTTTTCCTTGTTACAACTTCAAGAGCTACCGATCTCGATGATTAAGTTAGATCGTAGCTTTGCTCGACAGCCTTTAGATCCAGAACAGCATAAACGAGCTAAGGCGATCGCCTACATCAGCAAAGTCTTTCAAAAACCTTGCATTATCAAAGGTATTGATGATAAATACTCTTTGAAATTTGCTAACGATCTGGGGGTAAAGGGTGTGCAGGGCTATTCCCTCAGTCAACCGCAAGATAATCCCAAAACCTTTGGCTCGATTGGCTTACTGATCTCTAGAATTGTTGCCAGTGCGATCGCACTGTTAATTTTGTTATACATTTTCAAGAGCCTCATGGGGATCGATCTTTTCAAAGATCGTCATGCATGGGAAGTGATCTCAGATTTTTTTGAATCCATCTTTGGCGGTAAGTAAATCATCAATGGTCATCTGTGACTCTTGAGTTAAATCTCTCCTAGATTTTGATGAGGTCTTAGGGGATTTATCACCAGATTTATTTGCTGTTTTCTCCGAACCGCCTGATCGCAACCCTGTGGCAATATGACTATTTTTAGCAATTTGTTCTAATACTTGCTTAGCTCGACTAATCACACTAGGCGGCAAACCTGCCAAGCGCCCCACCTCAATACCATAGGAGCGATCTGCACCGCCCTCTTGAACTTGGTGCAAGAAAATAATTTCATCTTCCAATTCCTTCACCGTGACTTGGAAATTTGCCACATTAGGGAGCAGACTTGCGAGTTCATTCAGTTCGTGATAGTGGGTAGCAAATATGCCCCTAGCCTTAATTTTGTTGGCTATATATTCGGCGACTGACCATGCGATCGCCATGCCATCAAAGGTGGAAGTACCACGCCCAATTTCATCAAGAAGTACTAAGGAATTCTCTTTGGCATGGTTGAGAATATTCGCGGTTTCATTCATTTCCACCATAAAGGTTGATTGCCCTGTAGCGAGGTCATCCACTGCGCCGACACGGGTAAAGATGCGATCGCAGATGCCCAAGGTTGCCGACTCCGCAGGCACAAAACTCCCGACTTGAGCCATTAATTGAATCAGCCCCACTTGCCGCAAATAGATACTTTTGCCACTCATATTGGGTCCCGTTAGGACAATCAGATCGGGGCAATCAGGAGATTTTTCATCATGACCAAGATAGGTGGAATTAGGAACAAAAAAGCCTGCGGGTAATGACTGCTCAACGACAGGATGACGACCATTATGAATAGCAATAGAGCGATCGCTCCTGATTTCAGGACGGCAATAGTTATAG includes the following:
- a CDS encoding O-antigen ligase family protein produces the protein MFWKPTEEQKLQLEWKWLQSIAIFLPVSNVFMPFFAALLALLVSFRYGWKAIATPVTRAYFGLSVWMILTTIIAFNFGTAAGGLANFLPYFLLAATTSFIIRTPTQFVQILWLLVFSSIFVSGFGILQAIINRPDWIFPKVFFDSYPIPMGFSPDRRIQSIFGHFNEAAVYLLTIIPITFHFAVGKVKSISKAQKWIALIALSLAICVLILTSSRNAWVLAILGFVAISLYYRQWKLVGGFGLAMLLIAWAVFGQKFGLGGEWLRSLLPEGFVNRLTSTVDPKLGDYASTADRLNAWQFALSLISQHPIQGWGLRNFPLIAQSIGYDLRGLPHEHNFFMAIAVGSGIPALLGFVTIIIWTIWTSLRSVLAQQTEGTIVIVAISIILCLLSGWLDIVFYEPRISILLWLLLGSMYGLAKSSQLTQIDEVSRSNPQS
- the groL gene encoding chaperonin GroEL (60 kDa chaperone family; promotes refolding of misfolded polypeptides especially under stressful conditions; forms two stacked rings of heptamers to form a barrel-shaped 14mer; ends can be capped by GroES; misfolded proteins enter the barrel where they are refolded when GroES binds), whose product is MSKKIIYNEDARRALERGMDILAESVAVTLGPKGRNVVLEKKFGSPQIVNDGVTIAKEIELEDNVENTGVALIRQAASKTNDAAGDGTTTATVLAHAIVKEGLRNVAAGANSIALKRGIDKATAFLVGKIKEHAKPIEDSKAIAQVGTISAGNDEEVGAMIAQAMDKVGKEGVISLEEGKSMVTELEVTEGMRFDKGYISPYFVTDAERMEASFEEPLLLITDKKIALVQELVPVLEQVARAGRPLIIIAEDIEKEALATLVVNRLRGVLNVAAIKAPGFGDRRKAMLEDLAILTGAQVITEDAGLRLDSVKIDQLGKSRRVIITKDSTTIVADGNEAAVKTRVEQIRRQIEETESSYDKEKLQERLAKLSGGVAVIKVGAATETEMKDRKLRLEDAINATKAAVEEGIVPGGGTTLAHLSPELFTWANANLTGEELTGAIIVSKSLAAPVKRIAQNAGFNGAVIAENVREKSFNIGFNAATGEFEDMFEAGIVDPAKVTRSALQNAASIAGMILTTECIIVDKPEDKGAGAGGAMGAGGDFDY
- a CDS encoding EAL domain-containing protein, which encodes MENEFDPSATAHVDLQLEEVFPEIRLQADKFELWFQPVYELATGKVLHNEVLVRWRDAQGNLRQPQELLMALQDTQLLYQLDRIVVEKSIQVLAQQPKVTVSINLSDEIFADQKFPYQLHQWLSKYSVAAKRISFEVGESILCQTQPQAIAFITELKMIGCSIVIDDFTGKYFSLLQLQELPISMIKLDRSFARQPLDPEQHKRAKAIAYISKVFQKPCIIKGIDDKYSLKFANDLGVKGVQGYSLSQPQDNPKTFGSIGLLISRIVASAIALLILLYIFKSLMGIDLFKDRHAWEVISDFFESIFGGK
- the groES gene encoding co-chaperone GroES — protein: MATTTLNVTTVKPLADRVFIKVSAKEEKTAGGIFLPETAKEKPQVGEIAAVGPGKLDDKGVRQALEVKVGDKVLYSKYAGTDIKLGSDEYVLLAEKDILAIVS